CATCAGTTCTACCTTCAGGGTGGATCCAGAATCTGACCATTTCTTACCACCTTCCATCCTTGCTACCCTGGTCCCACCCAGCCTGCATCATCTCTCACTTGGATTACTGCGAGTTTCCTATCTGATCTCTTTGCTTCTGTCCCTGTTCCCTACACTCTAATTTTAATGCAGCTACCAGAATGACCTTTAAGTCAGAGCAGGTCACTTTTCTCAAAACCCTGCAGTAgcgtccactgcactccaagtgAAAGTGGCATTTCCTTATGGTTGGCATATAAGACCCAAGACCAAATGGCCTCTGATCCACCTCTGATGTCATCTTCTGccatcttctcttctcttgtccCTCTAATGCCAGGCATGCTTCCATCTCATGGCTTTTGTACCTGAAACCCTCTTCCCCCAGATGTCTGCATGGTCCCCTGTATTCTTGTCGTCTTCTTCATGAAGGCCTTCTTGAACACTATACTTGGGAGTCTCCAGGACAGGTTCAGTGATTCACTAGAAGGACTCATAAAACTCAGAAAAGTTGTTATAGTTTTGGTTTCTTACAGTgaaaggatacagattaaaatgagcaaagaaaaaagGTGCATCGGGCAGAGTCCAGGAGAGaccaggcatgagcctccacctGTCTTCTCCCAGTGGAGTTTGTGGACAGTGTATAATTCCCCCAGCAATAATGTATGACAACATGCCGGAGCATCGCCAGCCAGGGAAGCTCACCCAAGCCTTGGTATCCGGGGTTTATATTGGGGGTCAGTCATATCGACATGACTGCCCACTTGTGTGGCTGACCTTAGCTCCAGATCCTCTAGAGGTCAAATTGACACAACATGTCCCTAGGTCCCTACCATAAGTCACATTGTTATCATAGATTATCTGGCATGGCTCAAGCCCCAGATAGACAAAGATTCTGTTACTCGGCAGGATATTCCAAGACCACAGAAGCTATCTCCCAGAAGCCAGGCAAGGGAcaaaagtttcatttcttttcttatagtgtcCTTGTCTGAGTTTGTGGAGTGTGCAGGATTCGTTGTAGTGTGCAAGATTTGGACAGTCCAAGCCTGCTGGGTTGAACAACCACCCAACATAAAATTGCAATTCTCCTCTGATATTCTCTATCCTgttactctgctttattttactcTATGGCATTTACTCCCATCCATCAGACGTTatgttttacttattcatttgtttctgtctGCCTCCCCTCTAGAATGTGAACTCCCTGAgggaagaaatgtttaaatattttactcctAGAACAATACCTGGTACACAATCAGATTTAATGAACATTTgctgaataagtaaatgaactataggcattaaatatttactgaatgaataaatatgtggTACAGGCCGAGAAAATGGGGGTCGTGACCAACTCAGTTTACCACTGGAGGCTGTATGAGCAAAGAGAAAACTGTTCTCATGAAAGCAGGATGTTGGAAAACTGACAACTGCATCTGCCACCTGAAAAGGTGCTGAGGGCTAAGCACAGTGTTCCTTGTGATTATCCGAAGGAACATCTGAAGGCTGTTATACAAAGAAAGCAGTTATATGTACCTGTGATAAATTAAGCAGCTGACCAACCGTTACCActccctccctgctctttctaccTAATATAAATGAAGGGCTGTAGAAGCTCAAGGCTGCCTTTGCTCACCAGAAGCAAGGAGCCCCCTGACCCCTTCTTTCAAAACAGATCTgttgtctttgtctttatttctgcattcGTCCCCCTTTGTTCACTTCCATAGGAACCGTCAACGGCAAATATGGATATTGTTGAAGGTGTGGAAAGGGAAAAACTCTtctttactgaatgaataaatatggaTATTGTTGCAGGCATGGAGAGGGAAGAaccctaatttttgttttgttttgttttgttttgttttattttgagatggagtctctctctgttgcccaggctggagtgcagtggtgcaatctcggctcactgtaacctcagcctcccaggttcaagcaattctcctgcctcagcctcctgagtaactgggactacaggcgcccgccaccacgcctggtaattttttgtatttttagcgcagacagggtttcaccgtgttagccaggatggtctctatctcctgacctcgtgatttgcccaccttggcctcccaaagtgctgggattacaggcgtgagccaccgcacctggtcaaaCACTTCTTTTTTAGACAAAAACTTGCCAATATTTGGTGAAATTGATTAATAATAGGCCTTTAGGCCCCTTGGTCCCACTCCTGTGTGAATGGTCAAGAGGAGTCTTATATAGATGTATAAGTGGCACACTCAAAGTGAAGGTAACCTAGGTATCCATCATCGGAGGACCGGGTTACTAAACATGGTGGATGTATACTATGCAGTGGTGCTTCTTACATCCTAACACGCACTGAATGCCCTGGCAATCTTGTTATATATagtgcagattctgattcagttggtctGGGTGAGATCTAAGACTCCAGTTCTAATAAGCTCCAGGTGATTCAGAAGCTGCTATTTTCTGCACCACGCTATGTGAAACAAGGGTGAAAACTAGAGTAGTGCTGTTCAGTGGGACTTTCAGTGATGATGGAAATAATTCTATCTATAATATATCTatgctgtccaatatggcagccactagccacatatggTTATTGAAATGTTGTGAGTATGACTAAAGAATGGAATTTTAAGGTGtatctaattttaattaattttaatcaaaAGTTAAATGGCCACACCACttgtggctaatggctaccatattggacaacaTATGTCTAGAAGACTCTGGGGCAGTTAGAAGCAATGAACTAGATGAGCAAACAATGATGCAGATAGATCGTTAGAAGATTATTTGACAAAATCAGACGACCTATTTCATAATACAAACTGACTCCTCACCTACACTTGCCTTCCTTCACACACTATTTAATTGAATGTAAAATACTGTTGATTATATTTGCACTGTTATTTTGTAGAccactcagaaagaaaaagaagttgtcAATTAAATTATGACATGTAAGACATCACGCTGAATTAAGATGTGAGATGCCTCctaatttcagagatgttaaaaatatgaaaagaatgtgtctttaaatcaacaaaatatgGTGCTCAACCAACACAACTGGAACTTTGAGTTGCAAAAATGATTAAAGTAATCTTTAAACTATTTTTACTTAGCTTTGTAGAAGGATGCAGGATGAGAATTATAGCGTGAGTTATATCATGTCACTGGGGGCCCAAATCTACTCAAGTACACAGcttcttttgtctcctttttcctATAGGGCTTGTATGACTGCTGTGTATTAAACCCACAGTGTGTGTTTATCACCTTGACACAGAAGATGCAACCTCCACAAACTCAGACAAGgacactataagaaaagaaaatgataggccaatatctctgatgaatatagatgcaaaaatcctcaacaaaacactagcaaactaaattcagtAGCATATTAAAAACatcatacaccatgatcaagtgggatttatccctgggatataaggatggttcaacatgcacaaatcacaaagcgTGATATAcctcaacagaatgaaggataaaaattatatgatcatcttaataggtacagaaaaatcatttggcaAAATACCACATCATTTCATGATAAAGACagtcaacaaattaggtatagagaGAATGTACCTCACACAGTagaggccatatatgacaaatccacagctaacatcatacccAAGGGTGAAAacttgaaagcttttcctctaagatcaggaacaagacaaggatgcccactctagCCATTTGTATTCAACATTAgcactagaagtcctagccataGTAATTaggcatgaaaaagaataaaatgcatccagatcagaaagaaagagtaaaattacctctgtttgcagatgacatatcTTATATGCAGAAAACCCTGAAGagtccaccaaaaaactgttagaactcataaatgaattcagtaaagttgcaagatacaaaatttgGTTGTGTTTCTACATCCTAACAatgaattattagaaaaaaattgagaaagcaaCTCAATTTACAATGGCATCAGAaacaataaaatgcttaaaaataaacttaaccaaggaagtaaataatctgtacactgaaaactataaaacattgatgaaaaaaattgaagacaacataaagaaatggaaagatatcccatatttgtgaattggaagaattaatactgttaaaatgtcaatactaaCCAAAACTATCTACATTTTCattgcaatccctatcaaaattccaatggcattttttttccacagaagtagaaaaaataatcataaatatggaaccatgaaagaccctgtaaccttgagcaagaagaacaaagccgGAGACATCATActgtctgatttcaaaacatactacaaagctatagtgaccaaaacagcatggtactggcacaaaaacaggcatataatcaatggaacagaacagagagctcagaaataaatccacacatttaccgCCAACTGATCTTTAACCCAAAGGAAAAGGATATTCTTTTTAACAAAAgctgttggaaaaactggatacctacaaggagaagaataaaattggactccTATCTCATGCcatgtataaaaatcaactcaaaatgggttaaggatttaaacataagacctgaaactgtaaaatgaTAAGAAGAAGACCTGGGGAAAAAACTTCTTGACATTTGTCTGGgcaataatattttagatataaaatatctaaataataaaatatatcaaagcacagacaacaaaacaaaTGGGGTTGTATCAAATGAAAAAGCTTCTGTGCaccaaaggaaacaaccaacagataatgatcaacagagtgaaaagacaacctaccgaatgggaggaaatatttacaaatgatgtatctgataaagggtCAATATCCAAGATATATAAGGAATGCAAaaactcaacagcaagaaaacaaataacccaattaaaaaatggacaaagggccaggcgcagtgactcatgcctgaaatcccagcactttggcaggctgaggtgggtggatcacctgaggtaaggaatttgagaccagcctggccaacatgatgataccctgtctctactaaaaatacaaaaattagctgggcatggtggcagatgcctgtaatcccagctgcttgggaggctgaggcagaagaatcgcttgaacccaggaggtggaggttgcggtgaactgagatcacaccactgtactccagcctggacaaaagggagactctgtctccgggaaaaaaaaaaaaagggcaaaggacctgaatagacatttctccaaagaagacatacaagggatcaagtatatgaaaaggtgctcactatcactaatcatcagggaaacacaaattaaaatcacagtaagATATCGCCTCCCACATTTTGGAATGACTAGTATAGAAAAGGCAAACAATAACAAccttggcaaggatgtgggggaaaaaaaagtgaatccttgtaccctgttggtgggaatgtaagttggtGCAAGGAAATGAAATTGGTATCTCAAAGTAAtatctgcacacccatgttcgTGGTGGCATTATTCATAATGATCAGGATATGAAAACAACCTGTGTGTCTgttgatggatgagtggataaaggaaatgtaatatattaatatcagtataatttaatattattctaccttataaaagaaagaaatcctgtcatttgtgacaacatggatggaccgggaggacactgtgttaagtgaaataggtCAGACATAGaatgacaaatactgcatgatctcagttATATGTGAAAtcatacataattatattttcacttatatgtgaaatcacATATAATTTCACAATTATATGTGAAATCACATGTAATTTCTcaattatatgtgaaatctaaaaaactcaaactcttagaagaagagagtagaatggtggttaccagaagctgggggaaggggtgggaggatgaggaaaaaggaggcagcctctacttcccagcAATCTTTCGTGCATGTCCCAAACCTGCCACCTTCGGGTTCCCCAATACTGTGCTGTCTCCATAGAACATAAGGTGAGTACAACATTCTATTTTATCTGTACTCTGTAGTATCCAAGCACAGAACTTTGAGAAGACAGACACTAAGATCATTAGGTCATTCCCAGGCAGACCCATCCAAGGGTGCCTGGTAAAGGTTTGGCAATGACTGTCCAGCAAAGCCCTATCTCTAGTGTTTTTCAATTTCAGTGCAGTAAATACTCCTACTTTGGCTATTGTCAAGCTACTGGTGCATACAGAGTTGGGGAGCTGGAAAGAGATGTACAGAAGCTCATCATTACAGACGTAGTACAAGAGACATACCTCACTCCCAAGCATAGGTATTCATTGAAATAATTAGCAACAGTTGAGTTTTGAGTATTTACTGACAATTTTTTCAATCAATTATGTAATTATAAgcttatgtaatttaatttttaataatggctgcATTTAGCAACCAGCTCTCGAAATTCCTGAAAATTTGCCGGTAGACTCCTGCGAGCATGTATGAGCTGGTCCTGGCACACATTGGGCCTGCCGCCCAGCCCACGTTTATTGACCTCGTTACTCACAGAgactctgctttattttaaaattatgtttatggcTTCTTGTCTGTCATCTCCTGCTAGAAtataagctctgtgagggcagggattCTGACTGGCTTGCTCACAGCGCTTCCTCCAGCACCCAGAACAATACCAGGTGCATAGCAGATGCCCAATAAATAGACCAATGCCTGGCgtgtagtaggtactcaatagCTGTTGATGAGTGAAagtaagaaagagaatgagattcCTAACACAATGGTTTCATGTAAATTAGAAACAACACCGTGACACTGCGTTGTTTTCCAAGGATGCAGGGCATTCAAAGTCATCTGTGTCGGTGCCtgtgggaagggaggggagcaCAGCCAGAGATGAAGAgtggaaataaattaataaaacgaGAGAAAGGCTTTGCCTGGACAGGAACTGAAGCCTGTGATTAACTCAACTCTCCTCACCTGAGATCTGATTAGGAAAAAGAGGACATCTTCATTTGCATAGAATTTTCCAGGAAACAAGGCAGTTAGTTCTCTGCCCTGGACCACAGGGGCTCCAGGGAGGAGGCTGGTAGAAGGCAGTCGTGCTCAAGGTCACTCTGCAGGGCTGAGGTGTTACCGTCTAGAAACCTGATACAGTGGGGTGGACGGGGGATTCCCGAGGAAAACCACGCAAAGAGGGAGGCAGCCACTTGTCAGTACACAGCtcccggctgggcatggtgaggcCACTGTGTACCTGTTTCTTGAAGTAATTAAATGAATGGATGAGGCTGGGCGCgacagctcacacctgcaatcccggcactttgggaaactgagggaggtggatcgcttgaggccaggtgttcgagaccaacctgagcaacacagggaaacctcgtctctacaaaaaatttgaaaagtatccaggcatggtgacaggcacctgtggtcccagctacccggcaggctgaggtaagaggatcactggagcccaggaggttgaggttgcagtgagccatgattgtgtcacggcactccagccggagactgagcaagaccttgtctcaaaatataaaaaataaataaatggatgaattaatACAACTTAggatgattccatttttattgtcattatttattcGGTTTTTAGAGACACTAAGCATGTTAAAAATTGTCTTCTTTGGAATGCAATGCCGGTTTAAGGTGTCTGTGCTCCTGCCCTCTGTTCCTCTGTGATGGTGACACAGCAAGGGTGGGGGCATGGTGGGGAGAAAACGCTTGAAGCAACTGATCTGGGAAAGGAGAGATCAGAGCCGGAGTAAAGATCAGGTTGCTGGGGACTggggctcctgggtctgagggaggaggagctgggcctgtcctcctgggtctgagggaggaggggctgcagcctggactcctgggtctgagagaggagggactggggcctggactcctgggtctgagggaggaggggctgggcctggactcctgggtctgagggaggaggggctgggcctggactcctgggtctgagggaggaggggctgggcctggactcctgggtctgagggaggaggggctggggtctggactcctgggtctgagggaggaggggctgggacctgtcctcctgggtctgagggaggaggagcgGGGGACTGGGGCTCCTgggactgagggaggaggggctggggcctgggctcctgggtctgagggaggagggggctgggggcctggactcctgggtctgagggaggaggggctgggcctgggctcctgggtctgagggaggaggggctgggggcctggactcctgggtctgagggaggaggggctgggcctgggctcctgggtctgagggaggagcgGCTGGGGTcaggactcctgggtctgagggaggagggactggggccTGAGTGCAGAGAGGAGGGCCTGGGCAGCTGACGAAGTCCATCCCACCGTGAAGACCATCATTTGTGCCGCATCGTTTCCTCAATCCAGCTTCGGTACTTGCACAGGTTGGTATAGACACCAGGGTAGCCAGGCAGGGCGCAGCGCTCCATTCCCCAAGACACAAGGCCCTGGAGCTGTCCTCTGCACACCAGGGGTCCCCCAGAGTCACCCTGAGGGGGAGGAACAGAGATAGAGACACCGATGGACAGGTGGCTAGAGCCATGGCACAGagaacccaagaagcagagataGTCAGGGAGACAGGAAGAGACTCTGGGGTGGACAGTTAGGGACACAGTCCTGCCCCAGCTCTGAGGTCTCAATCCCAGAGGTCAGGGCACTTCCTTCCCCCTCCActgggtctggctctgtctctgTGTGCACCTGCCTGTCCCTTGAGTCTCACCGGGCCCCTCTCTGTTCGCTCCATCTGTAGAACACTtgtgtgtctctctttttctatttccccGTCTCTGCCTCTCTCAAGGATGCATTCAGATTTCTAGAAGCCTCAGCACAGCCTTTCCCAGACCCATATGAGCAGATGCCACTCTGCGATCTTTCCCCAACCTGCCTCATCCTACTCCACCAACTACCCTAAGAGGGTTATCCCCacctgacagatgaggaaactgaggcatgaatgCTTTGAGTCCATTACCCAGGGGGTACAGGGCTAGGAAGCAGGGTAGCCTGGCTATCGGAATCTCTCCATCCCTGCAGCTCACTCTCTTTTGAAGACCTCTGCAGAATTCCATGCTCCTGACATTGTCTGCCTAAATCCCAGTCCCACAtaatccctcccccagctcccatcCTGAGCCTTACCTGACAAGAGTCCTTCCCGCCCTGGGGAACTCCTGCACAGACCATGCCAGGCGTGATGGCTTTAGAATAGGCCTTCTGGCACACCTCATCCGGTGAGATGTTGATGTTCACACATTGCAGAGAGGCGGGGTACCTGGCTGGGGGAGCACTGCAGGATTATGACTGGGTCTACCCTCCCATAAGACCCCAGTGTccgggcccccagcccctcctccctcagacccaggagtccaggcccagcccctccttcctcagacccaggagtccagatcccagcccctcctccctcagacccaggagtccaggcccagcCCCCTGCTTTCCAAGACGCAGGAGTCCTCACCGATGGGGCTGGATATAGTTCCCCAGCCTGACACTCGGCAGGAGGTCCCGGGGCTGGCACAGGCCTGGGCGACCTCAATGGGCCTGACTGCCCTCCCGATCTGCGCGGGCTGCTGGAGCCGCAGCAGCATGAGGTCGTTTTCGTGGGTCTGGGAGTTGTAGTTGGGGTGCGTCACCTGGCGAACCACGCGCAGCACCTGCTGGGTggcctcccacctcctcaggTTGTGTTTACCCAGGGCGACCTGAAGGATCCTGGCCACGACCCCCAAGAGAAGTGCTGCTCAGTGTCTGAGCCGGagacccctccccaccctcccgcCCGATTCCCTGGCCAGGTGATGAGTCTTCCCTGAGGTCTAGCCTGCTTCTCACTAACGGCGGCCGAGCATTCTTGGCCTCCTGTGCCCTTCCCCATGACCAGGGCATTCTCTCGGCCCAGCCCCAGCTGCCTCTCCTTCTGCTCTTGGGCTGAGCTCCAGCTCCTGGCTTGGGAAGAAGGTGATGATTGGGAGAGCTTGGCTCCGTTCCAGGGtctgtgctgggctctgtgctTTGAGTTGTAAGTGAAACTGCATTATGACTCTAGGCTGTAAATCAGAACTGATATTCTGGAGTAGGCTCCATTCCGTTTCTAGTCTGGGCTCTGGGTTCTAGACATCTTAGACTTTTGACTCTATGCTAAGATCAGGATTCTAGATCTAACCTGGAttatgacttgatttttttttttttttttgtgatggagtctcgctctgtcatctagcctggagtacggtggcacgatctcagcttactgcgacctccagctcctggttcaagtgattctcccgcctcagccacctcagcctcccgagtagctggaactacaggtgcccaccaccacacccagctaatttttgtattttttagtagagacggggtttcacccatattggccagactggtcttgaattcccaacctcaactgatccgcccccctcggcctcccaagtaaaggaattacaggcacgagccaccgtgcccggctgtgaCTTAATTCCTAGAGTCTGATGTTGGGTTTCTGTTTTGGGATAGGCTGAGGGTTTTATTTTGAGCAATGGATTAAGACCTGGGCTATGGGTTCTGGACACATTGATAGCTCCGATTTCTGGATGGTGCTCTGGGTTCCTTATTAAACTCTGGTTTATGAGCCGTTCTTAGACAACAGTATGAGCTCTGTGCGCCAGCTGGGGTCAGGGCTCTCAACACTGGTCTGAGCTCTTGATTCTACAGGTCTGTTTCATATTGGATTATAGGGCTCTTGGTTCTGGACTCTGATCTGAGCCCTTGACCTCAGGTTGGGCTCTGGGTTCTAGTTGGAGCTCCAGGTTATGGCCTGGATCCAAGATTCTAGAGTCTGATTTGCATTCTGGCCTTTATATTCTAGACTCTGGCCTGAGCTTTGATCTCTAGGTTCTAGACTGACCTTCTGTTTATGGCATAGACATGGCTTATAGGTATTTTGACTTCTTGGCTGGGGTCTGGGTTGTAAGTTCAGATCTAGAATTTAGGAGGGGTCTAGGTTTTATATGGGGCTTCCGATTAGGATCTCCATTCTgggatttgtttatttatgtatgtatttatttattgagatggagtttcactcttgttgctaaggatggagtgcaatggcgcgatctcggctcactgcaacctccgcctcctgggttcaagtgattatcctgcctcagcctcccgagtagctgagatcacaggcatgcaccatcacacctggctaattttgcatttttagtagagaca
The sequence above is drawn from the Macaca thibetana thibetana isolate TM-01 chromosome 19, ASM2454274v1, whole genome shotgun sequence genome and encodes:
- the KLK14 gene encoding kallikrein-14 isoform X2, translating into MSLRVLGSGTWPSAPKMFLLLTALQVLAIDMTRSQEDENKIIGGYTCTRSSQPWQAALLAGPGRRFLCGGALLSDQWVITAAHCGRPILQVALGKHNLRRWEATQQVLRVVRQVTHPNYNSQTHENDLMLLRLQQPAQIGRAVRPIEVAQACASPGTSCRVSGWGTISSPIARYPASLQCVNINISPDEVCQKAYSKAITPGMVCAGVPQGGKDSCQGDSGGPLVCRGQLQGLVSWGMERCALPGYPGVYTNLCKYRSWIEETMRHK
- the KLK14 gene encoding kallikrein-14 isoform X1, with translation MAQNKRCYGGDLGDESENSLCWGNNGVTMGHVSPWVGWIEVGGLGVRPKGRGFVSSGILQTCEVESVCSSTFPTQSCPLLDMTRSQEDENKIIGGYTCTRSSQPWQAALLAGPGRRFLCGGALLSDQWVITAAHCGRPILQVALGKHNLRRWEATQQVLRVVRQVTHPNYNSQTHENDLMLLRLQQPAQIGRAVRPIEVAQACASPGTSCRVSGWGTISSPIARYPASLQCVNINISPDEVCQKAYSKAITPGMVCAGVPQGGKDSCQGDSGGPLVCRGQLQGLVSWGMERCALPGYPGVYTNLCKYRSWIEETMRHK